The Carassius auratus strain Wakin unplaced genomic scaffold, ASM336829v1 scaf_tig00009700, whole genome shotgun sequence genome contains a region encoding:
- the LOC113072624 gene encoding prostaglandin G/H synthase 2-like: MNSSVLFILLHLGFVVCQGANPCCSQPCQNRGVCTALGSDSYECDCTRTGYQGQNCTTAEFLTWVKVSLKPSPNTVHYILTHFKSLWNIVNNISFLRNAIMRYVLTSRAHLIESPPIFNADYGYKSWEAYSNLSYYTRTLPPVPHDCPTPMGVAGKKELPDVKLLAEKLLLRRKFIPDPQRTSLMFAFFAQHFTHQFFKTDMKKGPAFTSAINHGVDLGHIYGQDLERQHKLRLFKDGKLRYQVVDGEVYPPTVSEVQVVMHYPPHVPESRRFAVGHEAFGLVPGLMMYATIWLREHNRVCDILKQEHPDWDDERLFQTSRLILIGETIKIVIEDYVQHLSGYHFKLKFDPELLFNERFQYQNRISSEFNTLYHWHPLMPDEFHIQDEVYNYNQFLFNTSILTDHGVNSLVESFTKQIAGRVAGGRNVAPAVLKVAIKSIEGSRQMRYQSINAYRKRFNMKPYKSFEEMTGEKEMAAELEEMYGDVDAVELYAGLLIEKPRTNAIFGETMVEMGAPYSLKGLMGNPICSPEYWKPSTFGGKVGFEIVNTASLQKLVCNNVKGPCPMASFYVPNVKDSVPTTINASTSHSDQNVNPTVLLKERTSEL; encoded by the exons ATGAATAGTTCggtattatttattcttttgcaCCTGGGGTTCGTGGTTTGCCAAGGAG CCAACCCCTGTTGCTCTCAGCCATGTCAGAATCGAGGGGTCTGTACGGCATTGGGCTCAGACTCGTATGAATGTGACTGTACACGCACTGGATATCAAGGTCAAAACTGCACAACAG CTGAGTTTCTCACATGGGTGAAAGTTTCTCTGAAGCCTTCTCCCAACACGGTGCATTATATTCTCACACACTTTAAAAGCTTGTGGAATATTGTCAACAACATATCGTTTTTGAGAAACGCCATAATGAGATACGTGCTAACAT CTCGTGCCCATCTGATTGAGAGCCCCCCTATATTCAATGCAGACTATGGTTACAAAAGCTGGGAAGCCTACTCAAATCTCTCCTACTACACTCGCACACTGCCTCCTGTCCCGCACGATTGCCCAACACCAATGGGAGTCGCAG GAAAAAAAGAGCTGCCAGACGTGAAGCTTCTGGCTGAGAAGCTGCTTCTCAGGAGGAAGTTCATCCCAGACCCTCAGCGCACCAGTCTTATGTTCGCTTTCTTTGCCCAACATTTTACCCACCAGTTCTTCAAAACAGACATGAAGAAAGGTCCAGCCTtcacaagtgccataaatcacgGG GTTGACTTGGGACACATATACGGACAGGACCTTGAACGCCAACACAAGCTGAGACTTTTCAAGGATGGCAAGCTGAGATATCAG GTTGTGGATGGTGAGGTTTATCCTCCGACAGTTAGTGAGGTTCAAGTAGTCATGCACTACCCTCCTCATGTACCTGAGTCTCGTCGCTTTGCCGTTGGTCACGAAGCCTTTGGACTGGTTCCTGGACTCATGATGTATGCCACCATCTGGCTGCGTGAACACAACCGAGTGTGTGACATACTGAAGCAGGAGCATCCTGACTGGGATGACGAGAGGCTGTTTCAGACCTCACGTCTCATCCTTATTG GCGAGACGATCAAAATTGTCATTGAAGATTATGTGCAACATCTCAGTGGATACCACTTTAAGCTCAAGTTTGATCCTGAACTTCTCTTCAACGAGCGTTTCCAGTACCAGAACAGGATCTCTTCTGAGTTCAACACTCTTTACCACTGGCACCCCCTTATGCCTGATGAATTTCACATCCAGGATGAAGTCTACAATTATAATCAGTTTCTCTTCAACACATCTATACTGACAGACCATGGCGTCAACAGCTTGGTTGAGTCCTTCACCAAACAGATTGCTGGAAGG GTGGCTGGAGGGCGTAACGTTGCACCAGCTGTGTTAAAGGTGGCCATAAAGTCTATTGAAGGCAGCAGGCAAATGCGCTACCAATCTATCAATGCCTACAGGAAACGCTTCAACATGAAGCCATACAAATCATTCGAAGAAATGACAG GAGAAAAGGAGATGGCTGCTGAACTTGAAGAGATGTACGGAGATGTGGATGCTGTGGAGCTTTATGCTGGGCTGCTGATTGAGAAGCCCAGGACCAACGCCATCTTTGGGGAGACCATGGTGGAAATGGGTGCCCCCTACTCCCTCAAAGGACTTATGGGAAATCCCATCTGTTCCCCCGAGTACTGGAAACCGAGCACCTTTGGTGGCAAAGTGGGTTTTGAGATTGTCAATACTGCCTCTCTGCAGAAATTGGTTTGCAATAATGTCAAAGGGCCCTGCCCTATGGCGTCCTTCTACGTGCCTAATGTAAAAGATTCAGTACCAACCACCATTAATGCAAGCACTTCCCACTCAGATCAAAATGTCAACCCAACAGTTTTACTGAAAGAACGGACATCTGAACTCTGA